The genomic stretch TTGGGTTCATATAACATGTCTTCAATCACCCAATCTCTATTTGTCCAGTCCATTAATGCGTGCTCCTTTCAATGTGTATGATTTTGTTTTTTGCCATTCGCCTAGTGAATCCCTGTACCGTTAATACAAAAAGGTCGGGTACATAGCTCTCCCGACCTCGGAGTGCTTATGTACCCGACCTATGCAGAATAATAAAGTCGGTAAACGTTAAATTAGAATATCATCAGATATACGCCTAATTATTAAGTGCACAAAGTGCATTGTTACTATCATTACCAATTTCAAACTCTTTAAACATGATGACACTAATTTTCCACCAATTTGTTACACCAGGTAGTATTGGCGCGAACATGACAAAGATCCTTCATGGTTCCATATCGGTCAAAATGTAAAGATTATTATCTCGATGGCAGATCTTCTTATGACAATAGCAATTATATATTTAACTGCATATGACAATAGCAGTTACACATTTTATTGCTTGTGACAATAGTAATTATATAATCTTTCTGTTTATGACAACAGTAAGTATAATGATTTTTTACTGATAGCTGTTTATAATCAACTTTTTTCCAGCACAACTCAAATGAGAAATTACACACATGAACACAAAAAAACCAGTAACAACAAGGCTTTCGTCGTTACTGGTTCCTATTTCCTGTGCCACTTTATGTTATATCTCTATGCCAATATTAAATATAATCTGTGCCATTTGTTGTTATAACTCACAGTTTTCTCCTAACTACAACCCCTACTCCACCGTAACACTCTTAGCCAAATTCCGCGGTTTATCCACATCATGCTCAAGAGCTAGCGAAGCATAGTATGAGATCAGCTGCAGCGGAATAACCGACAATGCTGGTGAAAGGATCGGCAGCGTCTTCGGAATGGCGAACAGCTCATCGACAGATTTTGCAACTTCGACTTCTGATCCTGAGTTTGCAATACCAATCACATGCGCACCGCGAGCGGTTACTTCTTTAATGTTGCTAAGTGTTTTCTCGTATAGATCCTCTTGCGTAACGAGAGCAATAACCGGAATACCGTCCTCGATTAGCGCCAATGTTCCGTGCTTGAGCTCACCTGCAGCATACGCCTCAGAGTGAATATACGAAATTTCTTTCAGCTTCAGTGAGCCTTCTTGCGCCACTGCGTAGTCTACGCCACGGCCGATGAAGAACAAATGTTTGTGCTTAGCGATTGATTCTGCTACTTGCTTAAGCACGGGTGCCTGCTCAAGAATGCTCTCAACCTGCTCTGGCAGCTGGTGCATTGCCGTAATAACCTCTTCGATATACGCTGCATCCTTAGTCTCCAGCGTACCCGCAAGATACAAGCCGAATAGATAGAAGGCAATCAGCTGCGAAGTGTATGCTTTTGTCGAAGCAACCGCGATTTCAAGACCTGCCCACGTAATAAGCAAGTGGTCTGCTTCACGAGCGACCGAGCTTCCGACCACATTCGTAATTGCAAGCACACGAGCGCCATTGCGCTGTGCTTCGCGAAGTGCTGCCAGTGTATCCGCCGTCTCGCCTGATTGGCTTACAACGATCACAAGCGTATCAGGTGTAATGATTGGCGAACGGTAACGGTACTCTGACGCAACATCCGTCTCTACTGGAATACGAGCAAGTGATTCAATAACCGATTTGCCGACAAGTCCCGCATGGTAAGCTGTTCCACAGGCTACAATGTGCACTTTGCGAATCGATTTAATATATTCAGCTGACATACCCAGCTCATTTAATTGTACAGACTTGCCATCCTCCGAAATACGACTAATCATCGTATCGCGATAAGCTTTAGGCTGCTCATGAATTTCTTTCAGCATGAAGTGATCAAATCCGGCTTTCTCTGCTGTTACGATATCCCAATCGACATGATATATTTCCTTGGAAATAATTTCGCCGTCAGTCGTCATTAATTCGACAGCATCACGTGTCAGGATTGCCATTTCGCCATCATTCAGGATGTATACATTACGCGTATGCTCCAAAATAGCCGGAATATCCGAGCCAATGAAGTTTTCGCCTTCGCCTACACCAATAACAAGCGGACTTGCAAAACGTACAGCTACGAGACGATCTGGTTCAAATTCTGTTAATACACCAAGTGCGAACGCTCCGCGCATACGTTTAACAGCAGCTTGAACAGCTTTGACAATATCACCGTTATATTCATCTGCAATAAGGTGGGAAATGACTTCTGTATCTGTCTCTGATACAAAAACATGGCCCTTGATGATCAATTCTTCTTTTAGCTTCAAATAGTTCTCGACAATTCCGTTATGAACAACAGAAAACTTAGCTGTGTTGTCCGTATGCGGATGCGAGTTCACATCTGATGGTTTACCATGAGTTGCCCAGCGTGTATGACCGATGCCTGCAAAGCCTTCCAGCGGCTCTTCACGAAGCAAGCCTTCAAGGTTAGCCAAACGACCTTTGGATTTTGTAATTTCTAGACCGTTTTTCGTGAAGACAGCGATACCAGCGGAATCATAACCCCGATATTCAAGCTTCTTCAATCCATCGATCAAAATGTCCTGTGAGTCACGTTTACCAATATATCCTACAATTCCACACATAATTAATAAGCCTCCGATTAGGTTATTTTCCCAATCCAAATCGGATGCATGCCAATGCGTGGCAAAGGCAATATGAAGTTGTCGCTAAGTAATCCCATTCGTTGCGGATAATGCAACCCCTCTGCCCATGCCCACTCCATTGGTGGCATCTTGGACATACGGGAGAAATGAATAACAATAAGAAGCCTGTCGCACGATTGTATGACCGGTCGCCCGGACGTTTTACGTAACGACTTTCGGTTGGCTTGTAATACCGGAAGGTCCCCGCCGAATGTTTCGAACACCTTCACCTCGTCAGCTTCCCGTATGAACACCCGCTTCAAGCTTAAAGTTCCAGCTTAAAACCGATCGTTCATCACGCAAGCTCTGGCGCTTAACTTGATTAAATACCTCTATCCTCGCTTTCCTTCTTGAATCACACTACCTATCATATTCATTTTGTATCCATTACGCAACCACTCTATGAAAGAAAAAACAAATATTTTCCAAAATAAGGTGTCGAAAGCCAGTCTTCAACGTATTCCGACAAGCTTTCGACATGATCCCTCCATTTGATTAACCTAGTTCACGTTTAACGACGTCAGCAATTTGTGCTACATAAGCATCAACCTGCTCCTTCTCCGGTCCCTCTGCCATGACACGGATCAAGGATTCCGTTCCAGATGGACGAACAAGCACCCGGCCGTTATCGCCAAGCTCCAGCTCCACGCGCTTCACTGCTTCTTCGATCGCTGCATTGCCCTGGTATAGGCTCTTATCAGCGACACGAACGTTAACTAGCTGTTGTGGATATTTGCGCATAAGACCTTTTAGCTCACTTAGCTTCTTCCCTGAAGCTGCAATCGTATCAACCAGCTGAAGCGCTGTAAGAATGCCATCGCCTGTAGTAATATGATCCAGAAAAATAACATGACCCGATTGCTCGCCGCCTAGATTAAAGCCGCCGCGACGCATTTCCTCCATGACGTAACGATCTCCAACTGCGGTTTGTGCCGTTTTCAGACCGATCCGCTCTGCGCCCTTGAAGAAGCCGATATTAGCCATAACCGTCGTTACAATCGTATCTTCCTTCAACTTGCCAGCCCGCTTCATCGCATCGCCAATAATACACAAAATAAAATCGCCGTCTACCTCTTCGCCCTTTTCATCAATGGCAATGAGACGATCCGCATCTCCGTCAAAAGAAAGCCCAAGATCCGCGCCATGGTGCAGTACCTGCTCACGCAAATATTCAGGATGCGTTGATCCTACGCCTGCATTAATATTCAGACCGTCAGGCTCAGCGCCAACCGTAATGATGTCCGCTCCGAGCTCACGGAATACAGTTGGAGCCAGCTCATAAGCGGAGCCGTTAGCGCAATCGAGTACGATTTTCAAACCTTTGAACTCGCCTTTGATCGTTGTTTTCAAGTAATTTAAATACCGCTGCTTAGCGCCTTCATCACTGGATACTACACCGATATCGCCGCCTTCAGGCCTTGGCAATTCATCGGTTAAAGCATCGATCAGCTCCTCAATCTCGAGCTCGGTATCATCGGATAGCTTGAAGCCATCACCCGCAAAAAATTTAATGCCATTATCCTCTACAGGATTATGAGAAGCCGAGATCATAACACCCGCATCAGCGTTCAGCTCGCGTGTGATGTAGGCAACCGCCGGTGTAGAAACAATCCCTAGACGCACTACGCTAGCGCCGATAGACAACAAACCCGCGATAAGCGCCGATTCCAGCATAGGACCAGATATCCGTGTATCTAAGCCAATAACTACCTTTGGTTTGTTAGCTTTGCCTGTTAGCACATAGCCGCCACAGCGACCGATTTTATAAGCTAGCTCCGGTGTAAGCTCCCGATTGGCTACGCCGCGCACACCGTCAGTTCCGAAATATTTCCCCATAATTTAAAAGGCTCCTTTGTTATATGCTGCGATAATAATGTGGTTAATCATTTATGATATGATGATGTTTATGATAGTTAAGGATTTGTATTTGCATTGCCCGCTGAGCCTGCACCGGTATTGCCGCTACCGCTGCCATCCGTCTCCTCCGGTGTTGGCACGGGCGCTAAAGGCTCCTCCGTTGGAGTTCCGCTAACCTCGTCTGAACCATCTTGATTCGGCTCTACCCCTGTATCCTCCACTATTTCAATAGATACAGTCAATGTCTGCCCTTCCGCAAGCACGGTCTGTACATAAGACGGCACATCCACCTGAAGGGTTACAGAATGCAAGCCCTTCCCTAGTCCTTCGACATTCGCAAGTATGCTAATCGCATCTGCCTTAAGCGAAGACAACACCGATTCGGCTCCGCTTACGGTCAAACTAAATTTCCCATCCGCCGGTGTACGAATTAGAGCAGACGTTCCGCCCCCGAGTCCTTCTATTATGATTGGGAGGCTGGCAAAGGTTCGCGTAACATAAGGCGCTACAACAACCTCAAGCGTGATCTCACCAGGATCGATCGATTTGATGCCATCCACTGGGCCGGTCTTCACCTGTACGCTTCCAGACTGCTTCACCTTCGAGAGGTCAAGCACAACACCATCATACACGGAAAGCCCGTCAAGCGTCTTCTGATCGCCGTATACGGTTACCTGATCAATTACCGGCTTAACCGATACCAAGCTCAGCCCTTCTGGCAGAGTACCTGTATAGTGCACCTGCAAAGGCAGCTTTTTAAACGGTGGTGTAACCTTGACCTCAACATGTACCGTTGATGGAGAAACAATGGCATTCGTCATCTCGATGCCGTCTATATCATATACGATAACCTTAGACTTTTTGTTAACAATTGTTTTGTCAGCACCCTCAACATCAACCTCCGTCGCTACAAGTCCGACACGGCTCATATCATCCTTAGGCAGTGTGATCTGAATGCCGTCCGTTGGCGAAACAATCGTCGAAGCGCCAAGCACATAACCATCTGCCGGCTTTCCTTCCGTCACGACCTGCAGCTCGAATGGCTTGGTCAAAATTTCTTCGATTTGCACCATTACTGTGCGCGGTGACATCGTGACAAGCAAGATCCCTTTAGGCAAGTCCACCGTTAAAGGCAGCTCCTGAATGCCTTCTTTCACGTTTTTCAAATCCACCTTCACGACGTAATCATCGATAGAGGAGGCTTTAAGCAAATCAGACAGCTTGCCTTGCACATCTAATCGTACAACACTCGGCTCCATTGCCGTAAGTATATATTTCTCATTATCTAAACCTACCGTCGTAATAACGGATGCTTCAATGGTTTTCGTATCAATGTTAGTTGTCATCGTCTGCGGTGCCGTGCCTGGATCAATATGTACAACCGCCCAGAGCAGCAGACCAACGAGGACAGAAATAATTTTGAGCGAGGTAGGGTGACTTAGCCATTTATCCATCACTTCCTCCTTTCCGCTTCCAAAACGACGAGATGCTCACACGTTCCTTCTTGAGACCCGTCGTCTTCGGCGTCAGCTCATCGAAGAGCTTCGAAATGAGTGATTCCTCATTAATATCACGAACGATCATACCCCCGAGAGAAAGCGAAATTTGTCCCGTTTCTTCCGATACAGTTACAGAAATCGCATCCGTTACCTCACTTACGCCAATTGCGGCGCGGTGTCGGGTTCCAAGCTCTTTGCTTATAAAAGGATTTTCTGACAGCGGCAAATAGCAGCCGGCAGCCATAATCTGATTGGAGCGAATAATAACCGCACCATCATGAAGCGGCGTATTTGGCGTGAAAATATTGATAAGCAGCTCTGATGTAATCCGCGATTCCATCCGAATACCCGACTCAATGAGCTCGGTCAGCCCTGTAGTCCGTTCAAATACAATTAACGCGCCAATCTTACGCTCAGCCATAAATCGGACAGCCTTAATGACACCGTCAATTTGTTCATTAACGATATCTCGATCAAGCGAATATGACCTTGCAAATAGCTTGCCGCGTCCAAGCTGCTCGAGCACTCGTCTTAGCTCTGGCTGAAAAATAATGAGCACACTTACAATACCAAAGGTGAACATTTGATTCATGAGCCATTTTAGCGTATACAAATTGAACCATGTGCTAAGTGCCCATACCGCAACGAGTATAAATATCCCCTTTAACAGCTGAACCGCGCGGGTTCCCCGCACAAGCAAAATGATTTTATAAATAATATAGCTCACTATGCCAATATCGATGATGTCCTTTAACCAATCATGCCAAGTCGAATCCGAAAAATAACTCATATGCCAACCCCCAACAGCCGATCCCCTTATTCTTTTTTCTATGGTTTCAACCTTATTATTTTCTATATATGGGATTGGAAATCCTTTTTTTCAAAAAAAATAAAAGCGCCCCCCTGCAAAAGGAAGGCCGCTTGCATTAACGAGCGTTACCGCCAAAGGTTTGCGTGACTTTGTACCAGAAGAAATCGAGTGCTTGATCGATCGTTCTGATCTGTCCTGCGATATGACCGGTGGAAGCCAGATTCAAGGAACCGTCTATAACTGTAACATTCCCATCTACCTCGCCTTTAACCTCAGCTATTCCATTTTCCACAGTTAGATTGCCCGTTAAGTGAACACCTTCCGGAACAATCACAGTGTTGCCTTCTATAATGACATGCTGAAGATCCTCGCCTGCAACGATTAGCTTCGTATCCCCTTCCCACATGGTGAAGAAGCTACCCAGCATCACGAGTATAAATACAGCAGCAGCGGTCGCGCCCGGATATCGATAAATAAAACGTACGATTCGGTTCCGCTGGTTGCTTCGTTTCTTCGGAAGCTGCTGCATAATACGCTCTGTTAGCTGCTCTGATGCCTTCTTGTCATAATCCGCGGTTGGCTTAAGCGCTTCTAAAGTATGGAACGCCGCGGCGTCCGTCTTCTGGAGCTGGTCAAACCGACTGCGACAAGCCGGACAGGAAAGCAAATGAGACTTTAACGTAACGATATCTTCACGAGGCAGCTCGCCGTCCAAATAATCATGCATCCAAACGATGGCGACGTTGCAATTCATAGCAGCCAGTCCTTTCTTTCAGTTGCTCGCGCAGCATAAGTTCTACTCTTGCTATTAGGATACGTTGCTCGCAAGGGGATGTTTCACTTTTTTAAAAAATGATGCAAGTGACTCTTCCTACGCTCTTTCTCCATTAGCATTAATCTTTGAAATAAGCCAATGTCTAAAGCAGACATGGCCTCATCAATTACTATTTACTGCATGCACAAATAACTATAATTTATGCTCCAGCTTCTTTCTCAGAAACTCCCTGCCTCGGTGAACACGAGTCTTAATCGTCGTTACAGGCATGTCCAATACGTCGCCTATCTCCTGCAGCGATAGATCCTGCATATAGCGAAGCGTCATCACACTCTTATATTTTGGAGGCAGCGACGAGATAGCTGTATGGATGATGCGCTGAGTGTCCGAGAGCAGCAGCTCCGATTCAGGTGTCCGATTATCGCTCGGTACCATCGAATAACCATCCAGTCCTTCATGGTCGTGCGATTCCGCATCCAGCGAATAGGTTGGCTTGCGCTTGCGCAGCCGGTCAATACATAAATTTGTAGCAATTCTATATATCCATGTCGAAAATTTCAATGTATCATCATATCGATCCAGGTTTTTGTATACGCGAAGGAAGGTGTCCTGCACGACATCCTCCGCCTCCTGGCGGCTATTTAGCATCCGATATGCCATATGAAAGAGCTTATCTTGATAAAGGTCTACAAGCTCAGCAAATGCCTGCTGATCGCCTTTGAGCGCTAATCGCGCCAGGCGTGCTTCCAATATATTCAACTTAACTCCTCCAAACCTTCCGTTCGTTCAACCGATTAGCAAAAAAGCATCTATTTAACCAATTATATACGTTTAATGCGCAGTCAGCAATCGACCTAAGGCTAGTTAATGCTTCGACTTACGGCTAGGCTCCATGTTTTCAACATGCAAAAAGGCTTGAGCGCCTAATCTCCGCCTCCAAGCCTTGATGCAAGCTATTATTTTTGAACGACTATAACGTGTTCGTTTTCAGTTGATCCAGCACCTCCGTAATCGTCGACGTCGGAATCGCAAAGCCAATGCCCTGTGCCTCCGAGTTAACCGCTGTATTAATGCCGATGACTTCCCCGTTCTCGTTAAGAAGCGGTCCTCCAGAATTGCCCGGGTTGATCGATGCATCGGTTTGCAGCAAATGCTTATATTCATGATTGCCCTGCTCATCAGCAATGGTAATCGGACGTTCCTTCGCACTCAAAACTCCCATCGTCAGCGTTTGGTCAAAGCCGTAAGGATTGCCAATCGCGATGACCCAATCGCCGATCTGTGTTGCATCAGAGTCTCCCAGCGTTAAAGATGGAAAGGCTTTGCCGTCCGTGCTCTCTATCTTCAGTACAGCTAAGTCAAGCTCATAGCTGGAACCAAGGACCTTTGCGGTAAAAGGCTCCTCGTAGCCTTGCACCGTAACCTTTACTTCCGCAGCATCAGCAATCACATGCTGATTGGTCAGAATATAACCACCTTCTTCGAAGAAAAACCCGGTGCCGGAGCCTACAAGCGCAAGTTCAGCGGCACTTTGCTCTTGTTCCTGCTGCTGCTGCTGCTCCTGCTGTTGTCCGCCTCTGCCGGATTGACCGCCGCCAAAAAACTGACGGAATTCCGGATTATCGAACATGGAGGTGCTGCGCTCCGGCTCAGCATAGTTTTCTATTTTCACCACTGCCGGGCTTGTTGCCGCATAAACAGAGGCAATATCCTCGCTTGTACTAAGCGATGCTGTTGATAAGCCAGCAGCCTGCTGCGCAGAGCTGCTCACAATACTTGTACCCGACGTAGGGGCTGCCTGCTCTGCTCCGCTGAATACATTGTTTTTATCGGCCATGTACGCGAAGCCGCCAACGACCATCGCTCCGATTAAAAATGATGCCAGCAGCGTCTTGGGCGAGCCGCCGCCTGAGCGCTTCTTCTTCCTTCCAGACACATCATTCATTGAGCCATTCGGATTTTCCTGAAGCTTAAGCTCCTTCTCGTATAATGCTTTCATATCGTTAGTCGATTTAGTAGAAGTAGATTCATAGATATAAGTAGTGAAAGCACTCGGGCTCGTGGAAGTAGATGTATGATTAGCATTGTCAGCATCAGAACTTATGTCATGGTCGGCATCCATACGTTTGTTTTCCTCGTTCATGGTGATCATCCTCTCAAATGTAGGTGTCTGTTTCCTATGTACCTATCATGCAGGATGTACCTTAAAGGAAACTTAAGCCGTTTATAAATAAACATAAGAATATGAGTTTCAATAACTCCATCTCATCCCTATCCCTCCCCCTCCTCTTCCCCGCCTACAATGTACTTTATGCAACAGAAACCTCACATGAAAGCAGATTCGTCGGGCTACAATGTAATTATGCAGTAGAATAGTGGTCCAACGAGTGAATATACGATAAAAGCAGCAAATCCGTTGTAATAAGTGCAGCGTACGATAAGCTCGAGCCTAGTATCACCCATTCCGTT from Paenibacillus sp. FSL H8-0548 encodes the following:
- the glmS gene encoding glutamine--fructose-6-phosphate transaminase (isomerizing); this encodes MCGIVGYIGKRDSQDILIDGLKKLEYRGYDSAGIAVFTKNGLEITKSKGRLANLEGLLREEPLEGFAGIGHTRWATHGKPSDVNSHPHTDNTAKFSVVHNGIVENYLKLKEELIIKGHVFVSETDTEVISHLIADEYNGDIVKAVQAAVKRMRGAFALGVLTEFEPDRLVAVRFASPLVIGVGEGENFIGSDIPAILEHTRNVYILNDGEMAILTRDAVELMTTDGEIISKEIYHVDWDIVTAEKAGFDHFMLKEIHEQPKAYRDTMISRISEDGKSVQLNELGMSAEYIKSIRKVHIVACGTAYHAGLVGKSVIESLARIPVETDVASEYRYRSPIITPDTLVIVVSQSGETADTLAALREAQRNGARVLAITNVVGSSVAREADHLLITWAGLEIAVASTKAYTSQLIAFYLFGLYLAGTLETKDAAYIEEVITAMHQLPEQVESILEQAPVLKQVAESIAKHKHLFFIGRGVDYAVAQEGSLKLKEISYIHSEAYAAGELKHGTLALIEDGIPVIALVTQEDLYEKTLSNIKEVTARGAHVIGIANSGSEVEVAKSVDELFAIPKTLPILSPALSVIPLQLISYYASLALEHDVDKPRNLAKSVTVE
- the glmM gene encoding phosphoglucosamine mutase is translated as MGKYFGTDGVRGVANRELTPELAYKIGRCGGYVLTGKANKPKVVIGLDTRISGPMLESALIAGLLSIGASVVRLGIVSTPAVAYITRELNADAGVMISASHNPVEDNGIKFFAGDGFKLSDDTELEIEELIDALTDELPRPEGGDIGVVSSDEGAKQRYLNYLKTTIKGEFKGLKIVLDCANGSAYELAPTVFRELGADIITVGAEPDGLNINAGVGSTHPEYLREQVLHHGADLGLSFDGDADRLIAIDEKGEEVDGDFILCIIGDAMKRAGKLKEDTIVTTVMANIGFFKGAERIGLKTAQTAVGDRYVMEEMRRGGFNLGGEQSGHVIFLDHITTGDGILTALQLVDTIAASGKKLSELKGLMRKYPQQLVNVRVADKSLYQGNAAIEEAVKRVELELGDNGRVLVRPSGTESLIRVMAEGPEKEQVDAYVAQIADVVKRELG
- a CDS encoding CdaR family protein, yielding MDKWLSHPTSLKIISVLVGLLLWAVVHIDPGTAPQTMTTNIDTKTIEASVITTVGLDNEKYILTAMEPSVVRLDVQGKLSDLLKASSIDDYVVKVDLKNVKEGIQELPLTVDLPKGILLVTMSPRTVMVQIEEILTKPFELQVVTEGKPADGYVLGASTIVSPTDGIQITLPKDDMSRVGLVATEVDVEGADKTIVNKKSKVIVYDIDGIEMTNAIVSPSTVHVEVKVTPPFKKLPLQVHYTGTLPEGLSLVSVKPVIDQVTVYGDQKTLDGLSVYDGVVLDLSKVKQSGSVQVKTGPVDGIKSIDPGEITLEVVVAPYVTRTFASLPIIIEGLGGGTSALIRTPADGKFSLTVSGAESVLSSLKADAISILANVEGLGKGLHSVTLQVDVPSYVQTVLAEGQTLTVSIEIVEDTGVEPNQDGSDEVSGTPTEEPLAPVPTPEETDGSGSGNTGAGSAGNANTNP
- the cdaA gene encoding diadenylate cyclase CdaA; protein product: MSYFSDSTWHDWLKDIIDIGIVSYIIYKIILLVRGTRAVQLLKGIFILVAVWALSTWFNLYTLKWLMNQMFTFGIVSVLIIFQPELRRVLEQLGRGKLFARSYSLDRDIVNEQIDGVIKAVRFMAERKIGALIVFERTTGLTELIESGIRMESRITSELLINIFTPNTPLHDGAVIIRSNQIMAAGCYLPLSENPFISKELGTRHRAAIGVSEVTDAISVTVSEETGQISLSLGGMIVRDINEESLISKLFDELTPKTTGLKKERVSISSFWKRKGGSDG
- a CDS encoding zf-HC2 domain-containing protein, which gives rise to MNCNVAIVWMHDYLDGELPREDIVTLKSHLLSCPACRSRFDQLQKTDAAAFHTLEALKPTADYDKKASEQLTERIMQQLPKKRSNQRNRIVRFIYRYPGATAAAVFILVMLGSFFTMWEGDTKLIVAGEDLQHVIIEGNTVIVPEGVHLTGNLTVENGIAEVKGEVDGNVTVIDGSLNLASTGHIAGQIRTIDQALDFFWYKVTQTFGGNAR
- the sigW gene encoding RNA polymerase sigma factor SigW, with amino-acid sequence MNILEARLARLALKGDQQAFAELVDLYQDKLFHMAYRMLNSRQEAEDVVQDTFLRVYKNLDRYDDTLKFSTWIYRIATNLCIDRLRKRKPTYSLDAESHDHEGLDGYSMVPSDNRTPESELLLSDTQRIIHTAISSLPPKYKSVMTLRYMQDLSLQEIGDVLDMPVTTIKTRVHRGREFLRKKLEHKL
- a CDS encoding trypsin-like peptidase domain-containing protein, which codes for MNEENKRMDADHDISSDADNANHTSTSTSPSAFTTYIYESTSTKSTNDMKALYEKELKLQENPNGSMNDVSGRKKKRSGGGSPKTLLASFLIGAMVVGGFAYMADKNNVFSGAEQAAPTSGTSIVSSSAQQAAGLSTASLSTSEDIASVYAATSPAVVKIENYAEPERSTSMFDNPEFRQFFGGGQSGRGGQQQEQQQQQEQEQSAAELALVGSGTGFFFEEGGYILTNQHVIADAAEVKVTVQGYEEPFTAKVLGSSYELDLAVLKIESTDGKAFPSLTLGDSDATQIGDWVIAIGNPYGFDQTLTMGVLSAKERPITIADEQGNHEYKHLLQTDASINPGNSGGPLLNENGEVIGINTAVNSEAQGIGFAIPTSTITEVLDQLKTNTL